The genomic region TTGGCGGACTACAAATGTCCGATTCTATATATCTTAGTTTCTTTTACCAGTCTGGTGGGTTAGGAGCCAAACCGGGGAAAGGCGACAGTCTAATTGTAGAGTTTTACGATACTGCAAAATGGGTAAAAATGTGGGCTACAGATGGAGGAATACAAGATGACGAATGGCGACAAGTGTTAATTCCTGTAAAAAAAGTAGAATTTTTACATGACCAATTTCGTTTTCGTTTTCGTAATTTAATCAGCCCAAGCGGTGGTGGAGTTATTGCAACCAACTGTGATATGTGGAATATCGACTATGTTAGATTGGATAAAAACAGACATAGAAATGATACAGTTGTTAAAGATGTTGCCTTTACCCGCCCTCCAAATTCGGTTTTAAAGCAATATTCGTCAGTACCGTGGAAGCATTATATTCTGAACTCGGCTAATGAACGTGGAAACATAGATTTTTATTTCGCTAATCACGACAACATTGATAACCAGAATATTACCATTTATTATAAAGTCAGTCGTTTAGGAAGTACCTATAGTGACAGTGTTTTTATTGGAGCTATGAATTATGCAGCTTTTGAGCATGTGAGCCATTCAGAACCAGTTACGCAAAATCTGTTTCCATTAGCTACAGTGGATTCGATTGAATTTTTGGTTGAAACAAAGTTAATTACATCGGCAATGTATCCAAAGTCGAACGATGTAGCTTCGAGAGTACACCATTTTTCGAATTATTATGCTTATGACGATGGTTCAGCAGAAAATGGTTACAACCTTAATCAAGCCGGGAATATGGCTGCAATAAGGTACGAGACAAGTCAAGGCGACTCGCTCAGAGGGGTATATATGTTTTTTAACACAACGCGCGACACGATGTACAGCACCAATTATTTTGACCTGTGTGTGTGGGCAAACGACGGAGGAATGCCGGGTAGGTTATTATACTCAAAGCCCGGATTTACACCATCATTCAGCAACGATAATAGTTTTGCAAAACTATTGTTCGACTCTGCCATTTACGTTTCAGGATATTTTTTTGTAGGTTGGCGAAAAACAACCGATAGAATTATGAGCGTCGGTATCGACAAAAATACAACTGTATCGCAACGAAATTTTTATAATACTGGTCAAAATTGGCAAGCATCGCAATTTAACTATGCAATAATGATAAGACCAATTTTATCGCGCAGTAGTATTGTAGGGATTGATTTACCGCAGGCTGAGACAGAGAGCATTAACGTTTATCCTGTGCCGGCAAGTAGCTCAATATCAATATCGTATCCGGACATAAAACGCCCTTGGATAGTTACAATTACCGATTTGTCGGGAAGATGTATCTACCAGTCGCAAAGACCTGACAATATCGACTGTTCGCATTTTGATAATGGTATCTACATAATCTCATTCTTCGACTGCCGAGAGAGACATCATCAGCGAATTATTATCCAAAAATAGTGTGTCGGCATGACTCAAGACGACTTACAAGAGAATTTTCAGGGCGAGTTTCAAGATGATAATCTCGAAATGTTCGAACACTTTAGGATTGTAGTCGATTCGGGTCAGGGGATAATGCGTATTGATAAATTTTTAAATGACCGTATTACCAATGCAAGCCGAACGAAAATACAAGCGGCTTCGGAGGCTGGTAATATTCTTGTTAACGACCAATCTGTAAGGTCGAACTATAGAGTGAAGCCCGGCGATATCATTCAGGTAATGATGACATATCCGCCACGCGAAATAGAGATTATCCCTGAAGATATCCCTCTGAACATTGTTTTTGAAGACGACCATTTAATTGTTGTGAATAAGCCCGCGGGAATGGTGGTTCATCCAAGTTATGGACACTATCAGGGCACACTTGTTAATGCTTTGGCATATTATCTTAAAGATAATGAGATGTTTAAAGGCAACGATCCGCGTCCGGGATTGGTTCATCGTATTGACAAAGACACATCGGGTCTTTTGATGATTGCCAAAACCGAACAAGCCAAAGTTAACCTGTCGAAACAATTTGAGGAGCGAACCACACGTCGTACATACAACGCATTGGTTTGGGGAACTTTCCCAGAGATGCACGGCACCGTGATTGGAAATATCGGAAGAAATCCTAGAAACAGAAAAGTAATGTATGTTTATGAAGATGAAAATATTGGTAAACACGCAGTTACACATTATTCGGTTCTTGAAGAT from Bacteroidales bacterium harbors:
- a CDS encoding RluA family pseudouridine synthase, which gives rise to MTQDDLQENFQGEFQDDNLEMFEHFRIVVDSGQGIMRIDKFLNDRITNASRTKIQAASEAGNILVNDQSVRSNYRVKPGDIIQVMMTYPPREIEIIPEDIPLNIVFEDDHLIVVNKPAGMVVHPSYGHYQGTLVNALAYYLKDNEMFKGNDPRPGLVHRIDKDTSGLLMIAKTEQAKVNLSKQFEERTTRRTYNALVWGTFPEMHGTVIGNIGRNPRNRKVMYVYEDENIGKHAVTHYSVLEDYGYVTLVECRLETGRTHQIRVHMQYIKHPIFNDPEYGGDKILKGTTFSKYKQFVQNCFDICPRQALHAKTLGFEHPVTGKSMDFDSELPDDFQLLVEKWRGYVENRDIEN
- a CDS encoding T9SS type A sorting domain-containing protein, which codes for MNKLPNITKHIFFSVFVVFLTASICLGQEELTGLFSNPALRKQSPSFSKRITTLPLELPFFDDFSTTTGYPNQDLWSDSTAYINQHMSLYSISVGVATLDGADSKGDLYPLGFGQSHRKGDSLTSHSINLGGLQMSDSIYLSFFYQSGGLGAKPGKGDSLIVEFYDTAKWVKMWATDGGIQDDEWRQVLIPVKKVEFLHDQFRFRFRNLISPSGGGVIATNCDMWNIDYVRLDKNRHRNDTVVKDVAFTRPPNSVLKQYSSVPWKHYILNSANERGNIDFYFANHDNIDNQNITIYYKVSRLGSTYSDSVFIGAMNYAAFEHVSHSEPVTQNLFPLATVDSIEFLVETKLITSAMYPKSNDVASRVHHFSNYYAYDDGSAENGYNLNQAGNMAAIRYETSQGDSLRGVYMFFNTTRDTMYSTNYFDLCVWANDGGMPGRLLYSKPGFTPSFSNDNSFAKLLFDSAIYVSGYFFVGWRKTTDRIMSVGIDKNTTVSQRNFYNTGQNWQASQFNYAIMIRPILSRSSIVGIDLPQAETESINVYPVPASSSISISYPDIKRPWIVTITDLSGRCIYQSQRPDNIDCSHFDNGIYIISFFDCRERHHQRIIIQK